A window of Streptomyces sp. NBC_01689 genomic DNA:
GCTGATCGCCGTCACCATTCCAGGGGACTTCGCGCCGGACAGTGTGATCGTCACGGCGTCGCCGGGCCGGATCGAGGACACCTGTTGCGCGTCGACGGGTACGGTGATCACCTTCTTCAGCGACACGTAGCTGAGGATGTCCTCGGCGACCGGGTCACCGGCCTGCGCCTTCAGCTCGCTCACCCGCACCGGCCCCGGAAGGACGAGCACTGCGCCCACCTTGAGCGTGCCGGTCGCCTCGATCCCCACGTGCTGCTGCCATCTCTTCAGCGCCGCGGCGAGGGGCGCGGTGAAGGTCGCCCCCTGCACACGGCCCTGGCCGGCCGAACGTCGCACGGCCGGCTCGTCACCCACGTCGTAGCCGAGGGCGGCGAGGTTGCCGCGCAGCACGCTCACGTCGTTGCCGACCAGGCCGGTCTTCTTCAGGTCACGGAAGAAGGGGGTGTCTCCGTAGAACACCGGTACGGGCTTGTCGTCGACGCGGTACAGCGCCTTGCCGCGCTCTGTCGCCGTGCCGTTCGCCGGGAGCTTGGTCAGCGTTCCCGTCCCCTTGCCCTTGAG
This region includes:
- a CDS encoding peptidoglycan-binding domain-containing protein: MPEHATSRGPRDRRRAGLAAALVTAVAGGVVGVAAVAERSSGTTDPHATAAPSVQSAEVVRRDLSNSFTAQGHLGFGPVKQLKGKGTGTLTKLPANGTATERGKALYRVDDKPVPVFYGDTPFFRDLKKTGLVGNDVSVLRGNLAALGYDVGDEPAVRRSAGQGRVQGATFTAPLAAALKRWQQHVGIEATGTLKVGAVLVLPGPVRVSELKAQAGDPVAEDILSYVSLKKVITVPVDAQQVSSIRPGDAVTITLSGAKSPGMVTAISHAPSDEPGQSDAGDSSKTDVTVLPKRPSDVAALEEADLPVEFVSEIHKNVLTAPIGALVALSGGGFAVQRANGELLRVQTGMFATGLVEISGQGLTEGLAVVVAS